Proteins found in one Candidatus Binatia bacterium genomic segment:
- a CDS encoding glycosyltransferase family 4 protein, with protein sequence MSGEPLRIALLTYRGNPRSGGQGIYVRLLSRELVRLGHQVDVWSGQPYPELLEGVGLVKVPSLDLWNEKAFFRFPTMKELKDPINLSEYAHTVTGGFPEPFTFAQRVARTLTQMNGSGPKYDVLHDNQTLGPALLGLQTQTPLVATIHHPITRDRRFALQSAKGIRTRYGLLRWYTFVPKQLRVSRELDRVMTVSEASKVDLQEEFGITGDRIKVVGIGIDTDVFYPRREIQREDELLVCTLSADSPIKGFVYLLDALSILRKTRPNLKLRAVGAPGRKTITQKHLDRLSLQDAVEFTGKVEAHEIAELYGRATVAVVPSLYEGFGLPAGEAMACEVPVVATTGGALPEVVGRDRKAGILVEPGSGEALAGAISELLDAPDRRREMGLAGRQRVEELFTWRRAAERRVEIYREAIAERKSLGC encoded by the coding sequence ATGTCCGGGGAACCGCTCCGCATAGCTCTGCTCACCTACCGGGGAAATCCACGCTCCGGGGGTCAGGGGATCTACGTCCGCTTGTTGAGCCGCGAACTCGTCCGTCTGGGCCACCAGGTCGACGTCTGGAGTGGTCAGCCCTACCCCGAACTCCTCGAGGGGGTCGGCCTGGTGAAGGTTCCGAGCCTCGATCTCTGGAACGAGAAGGCTTTCTTCCGGTTCCCGACGATGAAGGAGCTGAAGGATCCGATCAACTTATCGGAGTACGCGCACACGGTGACCGGAGGCTTCCCGGAGCCGTTCACGTTTGCCCAGCGCGTCGCCCGCACGCTCACCCAGATGAACGGCAGCGGGCCCAAGTACGATGTGCTTCACGACAACCAGACCCTCGGCCCGGCCCTTCTCGGACTGCAGACCCAGACCCCTCTCGTCGCGACGATCCACCATCCGATCACACGCGATCGCCGCTTCGCACTGCAATCGGCCAAGGGCATTCGCACCCGTTACGGGCTCTTGCGCTGGTACACGTTCGTTCCCAAGCAGCTCCGCGTGTCCCGCGAACTGGACCGGGTCATGACGGTCTCCGAGGCCTCGAAGGTCGATCTTCAGGAAGAGTTCGGCATCACCGGAGACCGGATCAAGGTCGTCGGCATCGGCATCGACACGGACGTCTTCTACCCGCGTCGCGAGATCCAGCGTGAGGACGAGCTCCTGGTCTGCACGCTCTCGGCGGACTCCCCGATCAAGGGCTTCGTCTACCTGCTCGACGCGCTTTCGATCCTGCGCAAGACCCGCCCGAACCTGAAGCTCCGCGCCGTGGGCGCGCCGGGCCGCAAGACGATCACGCAGAAGCATCTCGACCGCCTGAGCCTCCAGGATGCAGTCGAATTCACCGGCAAGGTCGAAGCGCACGAGATCGCCGAACTCTACGGCCGCGCGACGGTTGCCGTTGTCCCGTCGCTGTACGAAGGCTTCGGACTCCCGGCGGGCGAGGCGATGGCGTGCGAGGTTCCGGTCGTCGCGACGACGGGGGGCGCCCTGCCTGAAGTCGTCGGACGCGATCGGAAGGCGGGAATCCTTGTCGAGCCGGGTTCCGGAGAGGCTCTGGCGGGTGCGATCAGTGAGTTGCTCGACGCGCCGGATCGTCGTCGCGAGATGGGCCTTGCCGGTCGCCAGCGGGTCGAAGAGTTGTTCACGTGGCGTCGCGCCGCCGAGCGTCGCGTCGAGATCTATCGCGAGGCCATCGCGGAACGAAAGAGCCTCGGATGCTGA
- a CDS encoding class I SAM-dependent methyltransferase, producing MLTVEFERLGLVPGSRVLDVGCGGGRHLRETRRHAGITAIGVDLGTQEVVDAQKALREMDELAPELGGTVEGAGPWLSMQGSGYQLPFRDDSFDCVIISEVLEHLHNDEDALREVSRVLKPGGVLAASVPREGPEAVCWTLSDEYPNSPGGHVRIYRGDKLPKMIERGGYEIVGTHYAHALHSPYWWLKCLFGLDNEQVWPVKIYHQFLVWDLMQRPWLTQALDSMLNPLIGKSVVFYAVKGNA from the coding sequence ATGCTGACGGTCGAGTTCGAACGGCTCGGCCTCGTGCCGGGATCTCGCGTGCTCGACGTCGGCTGCGGTGGCGGACGACATCTTCGCGAGACGCGTCGTCATGCGGGCATCACCGCGATCGGCGTCGACCTCGGAACGCAGGAAGTCGTCGATGCACAGAAGGCTCTGCGGGAGATGGACGAGCTCGCGCCCGAGTTGGGCGGCACCGTCGAAGGCGCCGGCCCCTGGTTGTCGATGCAGGGAAGCGGGTACCAGCTTCCGTTCCGCGACGATTCGTTCGACTGCGTGATCATCTCTGAGGTGCTCGAGCATCTCCACAACGACGAAGACGCACTTCGCGAGGTCTCGCGCGTGCTGAAGCCGGGCGGCGTGCTTGCCGCTTCCGTTCCCCGCGAGGGGCCGGAGGCCGTGTGCTGGACGCTTTCCGATGAGTACCCCAACTCCCCGGGTGGGCACGTTCGAATCTATCGCGGCGACAAGCTGCCCAAGATGATCGAGCGTGGCGGGTACGAAATCGTGGGCACGCACTACGCTCACGCCCTGCATTCCCCCTATTGGTGGCTCAAGTGCCTGTTCGGCCTCGACAACGAACAGGTATGGCCGGTCAAAATCTATCACCAGTTCCTGGTCTGGGATCTCATGCAGCGTCCGTGGCTCACACAAGCCCTGGACTCGATGCTGAACCCCCTGATCGGCAAGAGCGTCGTCTTCTACGCTGTCAAAGGAAACGCATGA
- a CDS encoding prenyltransferase, which translates to MSNNRRPLSTEHFEATGQWIADRQEAGGVLPWVPGGKFDPWDHVHAAMGLTLVQKYEEARVAFRYLAEIQEANGAWVAEWNGDKIVDGTFQSNHAAYLAAGLWHYHLATNDTDFLAEMWTTMRGGIDFVADLQGPCGAMAWAVNPVGKPWSDPLVTGSASIHGSLVCAIRIAERLDHDATAWRLCRERLANVLLRNSERFEDVDFPNGGPGRHSMDWYYPVLGGAVRGAAAQVRLQDQDQIDSFLEEGVGCRCVIENPWYTVAETCELVLALDAVGLTTRAEEVLSWVQPLRTEEGGYWTGVTHPDRIYYPEGEQTPWTAATVLMAADALADETATASFFRDLAGDDLRDVDAALGEGEDVEENEIAASGVEANP; encoded by the coding sequence ATGAGCAACAACCGGCGGCCCCTTTCCACCGAGCATTTCGAGGCCACCGGCCAGTGGATTGCGGATCGTCAAGAAGCCGGCGGGGTTCTCCCGTGGGTTCCCGGCGGCAAGTTCGACCCCTGGGATCACGTTCATGCAGCGATGGGCCTGACTCTCGTCCAGAAGTACGAAGAGGCGCGTGTGGCGTTCCGCTATCTCGCCGAGATTCAGGAGGCGAACGGTGCGTGGGTTGCCGAGTGGAATGGCGATAAGATCGTCGACGGCACGTTCCAGTCGAACCACGCCGCGTACCTCGCGGCGGGTCTCTGGCACTACCACCTGGCTACGAACGATACGGACTTCCTCGCGGAGATGTGGACCACGATGCGCGGCGGCATCGATTTCGTCGCCGATCTGCAGGGCCCCTGCGGCGCGATGGCGTGGGCCGTGAATCCCGTGGGCAAGCCCTGGAGCGACCCGCTCGTCACCGGCAGTGCTTCGATCCATGGCAGCCTCGTCTGTGCGATCCGCATCGCGGAGCGTCTCGATCACGACGCGACTGCGTGGCGGCTTTGTCGCGAACGCCTCGCGAACGTTCTCCTGAGAAACAGCGAGCGCTTCGAAGATGTCGACTTCCCCAACGGCGGACCGGGTCGTCATTCGATGGACTGGTACTACCCGGTGCTCGGTGGTGCGGTCCGTGGCGCGGCCGCGCAGGTCCGACTGCAGGATCAGGATCAGATTGACTCGTTCCTCGAGGAGGGCGTCGGTTGTCGCTGTGTGATCGAGAACCCCTGGTACACCGTGGCGGAGACGTGTGAGCTCGTACTGGCGCTCGATGCCGTCGGTCTGACGACGCGCGCGGAGGAGGTTCTCTCGTGGGTGCAGCCTTTGCGCACCGAGGAGGGTGGCTACTGGACGGGAGTCACGCACCCCGACCGCATCTACTATCCGGAAGGCGAGCAGACGCCGTGGACGGCAGCGACCGTTCTGATGGCGGCCGACGCACTCGCAGACGAAACGGCGACCGCGAGCTTCTTCCGCGACCTCGCCGGCGATGATCTTCGTGATGTCGACGCGGCTCTGGGTGAAGGCGAAGACGTCGAAGAGAACGAGATCGCGGCTTCCGGGGTCGAAGCGAATCCGTAG
- a CDS encoding class I SAM-dependent methyltransferase, which translates to MSAEDRMDPRALEVARACKGFLDEEEGLRLHDLARESAALGPIVEIGSYCGKSSVYVGAGARAGGGKLVCVDHHRGNEEQQPGEAYHDSDLFDPEQGAMDSLRVIRRTIREAGLEDTAMLLVSSSAAAASLVSVPLGMVFIDGGHSFEAAQIDYERWAGKVAHGGILAIHDLFPNPDDGGQAPITIYRQAVASQLFNELPTTKTLGALRRR; encoded by the coding sequence ATGTCTGCCGAAGATCGCATGGACCCGCGCGCCCTCGAGGTTGCCCGCGCCTGCAAAGGCTTCCTCGACGAAGAGGAAGGTCTACGCCTGCACGACCTCGCGCGTGAAAGCGCGGCGCTCGGCCCCATCGTCGAAATCGGCAGCTACTGCGGAAAGTCGTCGGTATACGTGGGCGCCGGCGCACGTGCCGGAGGCGGCAAACTCGTCTGCGTGGACCATCACCGCGGTAACGAAGAGCAACAGCCCGGCGAGGCGTATCACGACTCGGACCTCTTCGATCCCGAACAGGGCGCGATGGACAGCCTGCGCGTCATCCGGCGAACCATCCGCGAGGCCGGCCTCGAAGATACCGCCATGCTTCTCGTCTCGAGCAGCGCGGCCGCGGCGAGCCTGGTCAGCGTGCCTCTCGGCATGGTGTTCATCGACGGCGGCCACAGCTTCGAGGCCGCCCAGATCGATTACGAGCGCTGGGCCGGCAAGGTCGCCCACGGCGGCATCCTCGCGATCCACGACCTGTTCCCCAACCCCGACGACGGTGGCCAGGCACCGATCACGATTTACCGGCAAGCCGTCGCATCCCAGCTCTTCAACGAGCTGCCGACGACAAAGACGCTCGGCGCACTGCGCCGGCGCTGA
- a CDS encoding acyltransferase, which yields MRSDQRPYWLKQWMDRVNENYCRRVLHPQFDALGEQPVFRNPRKIELLGRNITAGNHLHAMATNESPISLVVWMETQGKIEIGNYVALSPGVRIKSACSIEIGDGALIAERVFITDCDWHDFYDRIFPPGPTAPVKLEENVWIADGATICKGVTIGKNSVVGAGAIVTSDVPPNTVVAGNPARPIRDLDPDGKFITRMQMFESEKPYDQFEDEMERRFLTDNTFVGWLRSMFAPTRDM from the coding sequence ATGCGCAGTGATCAGCGACCCTACTGGCTGAAACAGTGGATGGACCGCGTGAACGAAAACTACTGTCGTCGCGTGCTCCACCCCCAGTTCGACGCGCTCGGAGAGCAACCCGTCTTCCGGAACCCGCGGAAGATCGAACTCCTCGGTCGCAACATCACCGCCGGAAACCACCTCCATGCGATGGCGACCAACGAATCGCCGATCAGCCTCGTCGTATGGATGGAGACTCAGGGCAAGATCGAGATCGGGAACTACGTCGCCTTGTCGCCCGGAGTTCGGATCAAGAGTGCGTGCTCCATCGAGATTGGCGACGGCGCGCTCATAGCCGAGCGCGTGTTCATCACCGACTGCGACTGGCACGACTTCTACGATCGCATCTTCCCTCCGGGGCCAACCGCACCCGTGAAGCTCGAGGAGAACGTCTGGATCGCCGACGGAGCCACGATCTGCAAAGGCGTGACGATCGGAAAGAACAGCGTGGTCGGTGCGGGCGCGATCGTGACGTCCGACGTTCCGCCCAACACGGTAGTCGCCGGCAACCCGGCCCGGCCGATTCGGGATCTCGACCCGGACGGGAAGTTCATCACCCGAATGCAGATGTTCGAGAGCGAGAAGCCGTACGACCAATTCGAAGACGAGATGGAACGGCGCTTCCTCACCGACAACACCTTCGTGGGTTGGCTCCGCTCGATGTTCGCGCCCACGCGCGACATGTAG
- a CDS encoding TetR/AcrR family transcriptional regulator codes for MPRVVDVKEKRREILSAAVATFVKHGMRGTNLARVAKAAGMGKSSRYHYFSARDAIAEILREGQRAGEFRKGSPDAMAGIVLGGIDGLFLQELIAPGSTAAASRRKLVHDRTESRVLAPPGKK; via the coding sequence ATGCCCAGGGTCGTCGATGTGAAAGAGAAGCGCCGGGAGATCCTGTCGGCGGCCGTTGCCACCTTCGTTAAGCACGGCATGCGCGGCACCAATCTGGCCCGAGTCGCCAAGGCAGCGGGCATGGGGAAGAGCAGCCGGTACCACTACTTCTCCGCGCGCGATGCGATCGCAGAGATCCTTCGGGAAGGACAGCGCGCCGGAGAGTTCCGCAAGGGCTCGCCCGATGCGATGGCCGGCATCGTTCTGGGCGGCATCGACGGGTTGTTCCTACAGGAGCTCATCGCTCCGGGGAGCACCGCGGCTGCGTCCCGGAGGAAGCTCGTCCACGACAGGACCGAGAGCCGCGTATTGGCGCCGCCGGGAAAGAAGTGA
- a CDS encoding phytanoyl-CoA dioxygenase family protein, which translates to MAVEHLSPNTTPERAAEILDRDGCVVIDGLESPTTFDRIRAELEPWFAANGLGPDEFTGHHTKRTGALIARSETARDVIQNPLVLGTTHRLLADATSYHLHLTQIIAIEAGESEQPIHRDQWAFDFFPFPSGYEVQCNTLWAMTDFTQENGATRVIPGSNKFPDKQEFTIADTEPAEMDAGSVLLYTGALYHGGGPNRSDATRYGMNITYARSWLRQEENQYLTVPQDIARDLPEPLLRLMGYSRGAYALGYIDDMRDPLKALRESLGEEAGLGDFASATAKRTDPSGS; encoded by the coding sequence ATGGCTGTAGAGCACTTGAGCCCCAACACGACGCCCGAGCGGGCCGCCGAGATCCTCGATCGAGACGGATGCGTCGTCATCGATGGACTCGAATCCCCGACGACCTTCGACCGGATCCGCGCCGAGCTCGAGCCCTGGTTCGCAGCGAACGGGCTGGGCCCCGACGAGTTCACCGGGCACCACACGAAACGAACCGGTGCTCTAATCGCCCGATCCGAGACGGCGCGCGACGTCATCCAGAACCCACTGGTGCTCGGCACGACCCACCGCCTCCTCGCCGACGCGACGAGCTATCACCTGCACCTGACGCAGATCATAGCGATCGAAGCCGGCGAGAGCGAACAACCGATACACCGCGATCAGTGGGCGTTCGACTTCTTCCCCTTCCCGTCCGGCTACGAGGTTCAGTGCAACACGCTCTGGGCCATGACGGACTTTACGCAAGAAAACGGTGCGACCCGCGTCATCCCGGGGAGTAACAAGTTCCCCGACAAGCAGGAGTTCACGATCGCCGACACCGAGCCCGCCGAGATGGACGCCGGATCGGTGCTTCTCTACACGGGCGCGCTCTACCACGGCGGTGGACCGAACCGTTCCGATGCCACGCGCTACGGCATGAACATCACCTACGCCCGAAGCTGGCTCCGCCAGGAAGAGAACCAGTATCTGACGGTGCCGCAGGACATCGCGCGAGACTTGCCCGAGCCACTTCTTCGCCTGATGGGATACTCCCGCGGGGCGTACGCGCTCGGATACATCGACGACATGCGCGACCCGTTGAAGGCCTTGCGCGAGTCCCTCGGGGAGGAGGCCGGGCTCGGAGACTTCGCCTCGGCGACGGCCAAGCGAACCGACCCCTCAGGCTCCTGA
- the tauD gene encoding taurine dioxygenase: MLRVKRISKALGAEVDGVDLSQPVSGAVLQEIEAALAEHEVLFFHDQDLSPDAHRAFASLFGSLQTHPAYPHVAGVPELSILESDRENPSKIEKWHTDMTFRRDPPLGSILRAKVVPAKGGDTLWMSLSAAYEALSPTLRGFLDGLTAEHSFEHGFRESLAEPGGRDRLAEAVAANPPVEHPVVRVHPLSGRRCLFVNSLFTTRIVDLNREESDALLAFLFAHMEREEFSCRFAWRANSIAFWDNRCTQHRPINDYWPESRRMERITINGDVPYGARKNEAIQPANTSRSVPSSRDATASR, from the coding sequence GTGTTGCGCGTGAAGCGAATCTCGAAGGCCCTCGGGGCGGAGGTCGACGGTGTCGACCTGTCTCAGCCGGTCAGCGGCGCGGTACTCCAGGAGATCGAGGCGGCGCTCGCGGAGCACGAAGTCCTGTTCTTCCACGACCAGGATCTGTCGCCCGACGCGCACCGCGCGTTCGCGAGCCTGTTCGGTTCCCTGCAGACACATCCTGCCTATCCGCACGTGGCGGGCGTCCCCGAGCTCTCGATCCTCGAGTCGGACCGCGAGAATCCCTCAAAGATCGAGAAGTGGCACACGGACATGACGTTCCGTCGCGATCCGCCGCTGGGTTCGATCTTGCGAGCGAAGGTGGTTCCGGCCAAGGGCGGCGACACGTTGTGGATGAGTCTCTCGGCGGCCTACGAGGCTCTGTCGCCGACGTTGCGTGGCTTTCTCGATGGCCTGACTGCTGAACACTCTTTCGAGCACGGGTTCCGCGAGAGCCTTGCGGAGCCCGGTGGCCGAGACCGTCTCGCGGAGGCGGTCGCCGCGAACCCGCCCGTCGAGCATCCGGTGGTTCGGGTTCATCCGCTGAGCGGCCGACGCTGTCTCTTTGTGAACAGCCTGTTCACGACGCGGATTGTCGACCTCAACCGCGAAGAGAGCGACGCGTTGCTCGCCTTCCTGTTCGCGCACATGGAACGCGAGGAGTTCTCCTGTCGCTTCGCTTGGCGCGCGAACTCGATCGCCTTCTGGGACAACCGGTGTACGCAGCATCGCCCCATCAACGACTACTGGCCGGAGAGTCGGCGAATGGAACGCATCACGATCAATGGCGACGTGCCCTACGGCGCTCGGAAAAACGAAGCGATCCAGCCTGCAAACACCTCGCGGTCGGTCCCGTCATCGAGGGACGCGACGGCCTCGCGGTAG
- a CDS encoding GMP synthase, protein MRIGILKADTVLPQLSHFGQYTEMFPQIIGPADPGLEFRSFDVEHDEYPDAIDDCDGYLITGSRHSVYDPMPWIRTLEDFVVRLHERQTKLLAVCFGHQLVARALGGKTEPAERGWTIGVQRSQVDTAFPWASDVASATRLIHSHKDQVTELPPGAELIGGNDACPIGLYRIGTHIMSVQAHPEFSPEYARALYEMRREAFGDGLYREAVASLDDGTDREVFAGWIASFFRAP, encoded by the coding sequence ATGCGCATCGGGATCCTGAAAGCCGACACGGTTCTCCCGCAGCTGTCCCACTTCGGGCAGTACACGGAGATGTTCCCGCAGATCATCGGACCGGCCGACCCGGGCCTGGAGTTCCGCTCCTTCGACGTCGAGCACGACGAATACCCCGACGCGATCGACGACTGCGACGGGTACCTCATCACGGGGAGCCGCCACAGCGTCTACGATCCGATGCCATGGATCCGAACGCTCGAAGATTTCGTGGTGCGCCTGCACGAGCGCCAGACGAAGCTCCTCGCCGTCTGCTTCGGCCATCAACTGGTGGCCCGCGCGCTCGGAGGAAAGACCGAGCCCGCCGAGCGCGGCTGGACGATCGGGGTCCAACGAAGCCAAGTCGATACCGCGTTTCCCTGGGCGTCGGACGTCGCGAGCGCGACGCGACTCATCCACTCGCACAAAGACCAGGTCACGGAGCTCCCGCCGGGTGCGGAACTCATCGGCGGGAATGATGCTTGCCCGATCGGGCTCTACCGTATCGGCACTCACATCATGAGTGTCCAGGCCCACCCGGAGTTCAGCCCCGAGTACGCGCGCGCCCTCTATGAGATGCGCCGCGAAGCCTTCGGCGACGGGCTCTACCGCGAGGCCGTCGCGTCCCTCGATGACGGGACCGACCGCGAGGTGTTTGCAGGCTGGATCGCTTCGTTTTTCCGAGCGCCGTAG
- a CDS encoding CehA/McbA family metallohydrolase — MRSAIALLILLAHVLGPGGARATEPEEAPKTGTLRFRVLDGATGESTPARVSVVDEAGRSHVAPSAVPVAGECMQPAPAGWARAAEGGLPGAGLRDPGSGAKIFYVDAVVEMEVPIGRYRVSATKGFEWETRSVVIEVLPGRQGAAAPLQLSRWIDMPAAGWVSADGHLHIGRPSPALDPVVATWMAAEDLHVANLLQMGREGEVVGARQYAFGEAGRYRSGEVVLAPGQENPRTWLLGHGMVFGASRYIDPGERYLVYQPVWRQARAEGGLAGYAHWQPPGVLIDAPTGLVDFLEVLQFDTPNYEMLYRLWGLGLLVAPIAGTDFPCIGDLPGADRFYARVGRPFTWERWLDAVGEGRTFVTNGPLLEFEVNGAGIGDRIRIDVPGVVRVEASVRFDPTRDDVEALELVRDGKVVHRVTEVTELGRIAFSLRLPMEQSGWLALRSDGAKIDRRPIHDDMGGAIKLRPRSSAAHTGVISVRVAGTPPLGTGTAARRLAEAAREEMAALHELFESSKEHTVLSSPKWARGVSRETLRASRSELLGEIGLAEAWYGDRAGSVGLGDGSTDLAAFDESLDFRTSPRIPGGASRPRP, encoded by the coding sequence ATGAGATCGGCGATCGCGCTTCTGATTCTTCTGGCCCACGTCCTTGGCCCCGGCGGGGCCCGAGCGACGGAGCCGGAGGAGGCACCGAAGACCGGGACGTTGCGTTTTCGCGTGCTCGACGGCGCGACGGGCGAGTCCACGCCGGCCCGCGTCTCGGTCGTGGATGAGGCCGGGCGTTCGCACGTCGCGCCGTCTGCAGTTCCCGTCGCCGGTGAGTGCATGCAGCCGGCGCCCGCGGGCTGGGCGCGCGCCGCCGAGGGCGGGCTTCCGGGAGCCGGGCTTCGTGATCCCGGCAGTGGTGCGAAGATCTTCTACGTCGATGCAGTGGTCGAGATGGAGGTGCCGATCGGCCGGTATCGCGTGAGTGCGACGAAGGGCTTCGAGTGGGAGACACGTTCGGTGGTGATCGAGGTCTTGCCGGGCCGCCAGGGTGCTGCGGCGCCGCTTCAGCTCTCGCGTTGGATCGACATGCCGGCGGCGGGTTGGGTTTCGGCCGACGGCCACCTGCACATCGGGCGTCCCTCGCCCGCGCTCGACCCCGTCGTCGCCACGTGGATGGCGGCCGAAGACCTACACGTTGCGAACCTGCTGCAGATGGGCCGCGAGGGCGAGGTGGTGGGCGCGCGTCAGTACGCCTTCGGCGAAGCGGGGCGGTATCGTTCCGGCGAGGTCGTGCTTGCGCCCGGGCAGGAGAATCCGCGCACATGGTTGCTCGGCCACGGGATGGTCTTCGGCGCGTCGCGGTATATCGACCCGGGGGAACGCTACCTGGTCTACCAGCCGGTCTGGCGCCAGGCGCGCGCTGAGGGAGGACTCGCAGGCTACGCGCATTGGCAGCCCCCGGGCGTCCTCATCGACGCACCCACGGGGCTCGTCGATTTCCTGGAGGTTCTGCAGTTCGACACGCCGAACTACGAGATGCTCTACCGCCTCTGGGGGCTCGGGCTCCTTGTCGCGCCGATCGCCGGCACTGATTTCCCGTGCATAGGGGATCTGCCGGGCGCGGATCGGTTCTACGCGCGCGTCGGGAGGCCGTTCACGTGGGAGCGGTGGCTCGACGCTGTAGGCGAGGGGAGGACGTTCGTGACGAACGGCCCGCTCCTCGAATTCGAAGTGAACGGCGCAGGGATCGGAGATCGCATAAGGATCGACGTGCCCGGTGTCGTGCGGGTCGAAGCGTCGGTTCGGTTCGATCCGACGCGTGACGACGTGGAGGCGCTGGAACTCGTGCGGGACGGCAAGGTCGTACACCGCGTGACCGAAGTCACTGAACTCGGCCGAATCGCGTTCTCGCTTCGGCTGCCGATGGAGCAGTCGGGCTGGCTGGCGCTTCGTTCCGATGGAGCAAAAATCGACCGCCGGCCGATTCACGACGACATGGGGGGGGCGATCAAGCTTCGCCCTCGCAGTTCCGCGGCGCACACGGGTGTGATCTCGGTTCGGGTCGCCGGGACGCCGCCACTGGGGACAGGCACGGCCGCCCGCCGCCTGGCGGAGGCGGCTCGCGAAGAGATGGCTGCGCTGCACGAGCTCTTCGAGAGTTCAAAGGAGCACACGGTGCTCTCGAGTCCGAAGTGGGCGCGCGGCGTGTCTCGCGAAACTCTGCGGGCGAGCCGCTCCGAGCTTCTGGGCGAGATCGGACTTGCCGAAGCCTGGTACGGTGACAGAGCAGGGTCGGTCGGGCTGGGCGATGGCTCTACAGATCTCGCAGCATTCGACGAATCCCTGGACTTCCGAACGTCGCCTCGAATTCCGGGTGGCGCTTCTCGTCCTCGACCTTGA
- a CDS encoding GNAT family N-acetyltransferase → MSTEIRRAQEKDTSFIAWVQLAAARSHVPIGFFDLAFPGEEEQRLSLIERVCATKTLSMCHWSGFFVADVDGEPVAGLSGYEPTTRGHETFAAAMSEGLRGAGWTPEEVDGAFGRMGPFLKCAPDSPDDAWIVEWVATTDGFRGRGLIRSLLERVLEEGKQKSYRRSQISLLIDNHPAQRAYESAGFKVEDEKRHPEFEATFGSPGIRRMLRDL, encoded by the coding sequence ATGAGCACCGAGATTCGTCGCGCGCAAGAGAAAGACACGAGCTTCATCGCCTGGGTACAGCTGGCGGCAGCACGCTCCCATGTTCCCATAGGGTTCTTCGACCTCGCCTTTCCCGGCGAGGAGGAGCAGCGGCTCAGCCTGATCGAGCGCGTCTGTGCGACCAAGACGCTCTCGATGTGCCACTGGTCGGGCTTCTTCGTGGCCGACGTCGATGGCGAGCCTGTCGCCGGGCTCTCGGGCTACGAACCAACGACGCGTGGCCATGAAACGTTCGCGGCGGCGATGTCCGAAGGACTCCGCGGGGCCGGCTGGACACCCGAGGAGGTCGATGGCGCGTTCGGGCGTATGGGCCCGTTCCTCAAATGCGCGCCGGACTCCCCCGACGACGCGTGGATCGTCGAATGGGTCGCCACCACGGACGGCTTTCGCGGCCGCGGCCTCATTCGATCGCTGCTCGAACGGGTTCTCGAGGAAGGCAAGCAAAAGAGCTATCGGCGCTCGCAGATCTCCCTCCTGATCGACAACCACCCGGCGCAGCGCGCCTACGAGAGCGCCGGCTTCAAGGTCGAGGACGAGAAGCGCCACCCGGAATTCGAGGCGACGTTCGGAAGTCCAGGGATTCGTCGAATGCTGCGAGATCTGTAG